In the Methanobrevibacter millerae genome, one interval contains:
- a CDS encoding CRISPR-associated endoribonuclease Cas6 translates to MVMKGSPELIAFAYDVGLGNNNHHGFGMLDIY, encoded by the coding sequence ATTGTCATGAAGGGAAGTCCCGAGCTTATTGCCTTTGCCTATGACGTTGGGCTTGGAAACAACAATCATCACGGATTTGGAATGCTGGATATATACTAG